Below is a genomic region from Catenuloplanes atrovinosus.
ACCGACGCCCTCGGCCTACGTCGTCGTGCTCGTCGTCCTCGCGGCGAGTTGGCAGGATCGCGACGGCACGAAGCCGGCCTTGCTCGCCCCCTATGCGGCGACGCCGATCCGGCATGTCTTCGCCGATCAAGGCTTCGCCGGAAACTCGTCGACTGGGCCGAAACCCTGAGCAGGGTGTCACGGTCGGCGCGGAACGCGGTGACCAGCCCGTTCCAGCGCGGTGCGCTCGCACTCGCGGGTTCCAGGCAACTGATGCCGGGCTCGCCGGCGGAGTCCGAGCAGAACCGGGAGGGCCGGCCGCCCTGGGCTTGGCCGGAACCGGCTCACGGTCTTCGGCACCGACGACGCCTGACGCCCGTCCCGTCGGCCGGCGCCGGTGGCGCCGGCCTCTCCACAACCCGATGTCCCGCTTCCGGCGTGGTCCCGTCCCGCCGCTCCCGCGGCCGCGGATCCGCGGGTGGTCCGGCAGCCCCGGGTGTGAGCGCCCCGGTCAGTCGGACCAGAAGACCTCGACGCGGGAAGCGTCGTCCCGGTCGATGACGCACCGGAACTCGACGGTGCCCGCACCGACCCGCCCGGCCTCGACCGAGTTCAGCGCGTCCCGAAGGGTGGCTTCGTACCCGGTGCCGTCCGACGGCTTCACCCGGAGCCTGAACTCGTAGACCGTGTCGTCGTTGAGGATCGATCCGGTGTCCTCGACTGACAGCACTTCCGCGGTGCACACACGGCCGTCGCGAATCTCCTCACCGCTGAGATGATCGATGCCCAACGACTTGTAGGCCAGCCAGAAGGCGCCGCCCATGCATCCGAGGAATCCGATGACGGCCACACCCAGCAGAATCGGGGCCCAATGGATTCGCCTTACTCCGGACTGCGGCACCGATAACGCCCTTCACTCCACCACCTCAACGGCCGCAGCGTAGATGATCATCGCAATCCGAGCCACCACGACGGCACGTCCTTCCCCATGCACGGCACCGCCGCGGTCACCGAACACCACATCCGCCTCACCGAAGACGCCCTCCTCAAGATCAACACCGCCGACCAGACCGACGAGGCCGACATCCTCCACCGCCCAGCCGAAGCCCACTGGACCGGGATCCGAATCCACGACAACGAACCCGCCGCCCACCTCGACCTATGGGCTCGCCACCACCAGCGACACCCCCTTCGGCCGGCTGACGGTCGTTGTGCACGACCACGGCCAGGGGCATGCCCGCGATAACCGTCAATCAGCAGCGCGAGCGGACCACTCACGATGGAACTCGAACCGCACCTGCTGTATCCCGTACTGCTCGAACGTTCCGGCGCGCATCGCACCAACCCGCTCCAGCAGTCGGCAAGTCCGCTGGTTGGCCTGCTGCGTAGTCGCGATCAAGACATCATCGGCAGTCTGGGCGAAGAACCATCCTGCGATCAGGCCCACCGCCTCACCGGCGAATCCCTTACCCCAGTAGGCGACGCACGCGGGCATCTGTCGCCATCTCCACGAGCGCCGGCTCGTCCCCTGCGGCAGGAGGCCTGAGCAGCACGAGCCTCCCGGTCGGCGCAGGCAACAGCCATCCCGTCATTGATTAAGGATTACAGAACGCATCGGTACGTACGGCCAGCACCCGCGAGCGATCACTCTGTCGAACTCGAACGGCCGACGATGTCACCGCGATCGACCGACGGCCTCGCCGCTCGCACCCTTGAACGGATGTCCGCTTCTCGGCAGAGTCGGGCGTAGGCCATGGTCATGTTCCGGAGGCCATGTAGGCGGCGAGGACGTAGTCGGGGTGGCGGTCGAGGTTCCGGCGTGCTCGGTCGCAGCGCATCGTCGTGCGGGGAAGAAGACGGTCACCACCGACAACCGGCGGGAGGCCGTCGACGGCTGGTAGCAGCCTTCGTCCTGCAGCCAGCGCACGTACCGCTCGACATCAGCGCGGACTGCACCAAGCGGGTCGAGTGTCTCGGCGGCGCACCAGCGCAAGAACACGTGCACATCCGACTCGGCATGAATCCGGATCTGGGCGCGGTAGCGACCCAGGTATCAGGCGACGGCGACGCGCAGGACGAGGTGCTCGGGGAAGATCGGCGGCGCCGGTCAACGATGAGTCAGCGATACCTTACGGTCGGTCACGACAGCCGCCCAACGCCACCACTCCGCAGCGGCAGAACAGTGCGACGCGGGCAGTACGAAGCACGGTTGGTTACTTTGCTACAGCACCGGCTGCCGCCGCGCGGAGATGCGGGCCTGGCTGAGCGCAAAGCCCGAGTTCCCGCGGCCAGCCGCGGGATGGTGCGGTAGGCGACGGGCCGGCCGGGGTGTCGGCCGGCCGGCGCGAACGTGTCTCAGTTACCCCAGAAAATGTAGTTGGCGTTGTAGGGAACGCTGGTCTTCTGGCCATCGGTGCAGGCAGCGGACGGGGCCACGCCGCCGAAGGTGTTCATCCGCTGGATGTGGGTCACCCTGCTGAGGAATCCCGTTCCGGTGCGGGTCTTCACCTCGAGCAGCAGCTCGGGGATCGCGCCGGGGACCGGTGAATTGGCCACCGGAGCGGCGGTGATCAGGGAGCCGTCCGAGGTGGACTGCCAGCTCGGGCCGCCGAAGTGGTGAATCTTGCGGTTGGCGCCGTCGTAGAGCTCGGCCTCGGGGGTCGAGGAGCCGGTGAATTTGCCGCCGGAGCAGGTGTAGGTCTGGGTGCCGTTGCCGACCACGAACTGGCCGATGATGGTGAGGCCAGCTGGTGGCTGGAGCGACGGGCCTTCGGCGGCGGAGGCTTGGTAGGTGACCGCGGAGACGCCTGCCGCGACAACGGCGGCTGCGACGAAGGCCATCTTCCGCTTCAGTGTGCGCATGCCCATGGGTACGCACCGCCGGCTGAGATGGATCAACCGCATGCCCCACAAAACGGCGATTTTTCGTAGAGCGTCGCCGTATCCATGGCCGGGCCGCCAGCCCGCTCGGCCGACGGGGCCTCCTCGGTGGTGCCGGAGCGCGGGCATGAACGCGGCCCGTCCGGGTACGCCACCACCCGGACCGGACGCGAGGACGGGACGGTTCGGCACCGACACCCACGGCTACCAGGCCATGCTCGCCGCCGGCCGCAAGCACACCGGCCAGATCTGGGCGGTCGAGGGCTGCAGCGGCATCGGCCGGCAGCGCTGAACCGGGTGCCCGGGCGGGCCCGTCCCGCCCGAGCGACTCGGGCGACTTGGTCGCTTCCGGCCCGGATGATTCTTATTTGCCCGCCATTTTAATTGCCATCGATACCTTGACGTGTTGCGGAACGGCTCGTAACTTGGCGTCATCTTCCGGAAACACTCCGAAATTCTCGGTATCGAGAGGCGGGCTTTCTATGGCTCCGAAGAGGACCGTCGCAGTAGCCGCCGTGATGGTGCTGGCCGCCGCCGGTCTGGCCGCATGCGGGGGCGACGACGGTGGGTCCGGGCCGGACGGCAAGGTGACGATGCAGTTCTGGCACAACGCCACGACCGGGCCCGGCACGGCGTTCTGGGAGAAGACCGTCGCCGACTTCCAGGCCACCCATCCGAATGTCACGATCGAGATCCAGCAGGTGCAGAACGAG
It encodes:
- a CDS encoding GNAT family N-acetyltransferase, which encodes MPACVAYWGKGFAGEAVGLIAGWFFAQTADDVLIATTQQANQRTCRLLERVGAMRAGTFEQYGIQQVRFEFHREWSARAAD
- a CDS encoding DUF3455 domain-containing protein — its product is MGMRTLKRKMAFVAAAVVAAGVSAVTYQASAAEGPSLQPPAGLTIIGQFVVGNGTQTYTCSGGKFTGSSTPEAELYDGANRKIHHFGGPSWQSTSDGSLITAAPVANSPVPGAIPELLLEVKTRTGTGFLSRVTHIQRMNTFGGVAPSAACTDGQKTSVPYNANYIFWGN